In Centropristis striata isolate RG_2023a ecotype Rhode Island chromosome 15, C.striata_1.0, whole genome shotgun sequence, a genomic segment contains:
- the alg9 gene encoding alpha-1,2-mannosyltransferase ALG9, whose protein sequence is MAAKALRQRTRRGSRQDANNVNVSAEARPPKEEKGVDDSKTTETRQESISRGGQVWAPEGSTAFKCLLSARFCAALLSNISDCDETFNYWEPMHYLLYGTGMQTWEYSPLYAIRSYAYLWLHALPACLHAHVLQTNKVLVFYFVRCVLAFSCCVCELYFYKAVCKKFGLHVGRLMLAFLVLSTGMFCSSAAFLPSSFCMYTTLVAMTGWFQDSTPLAVMGVAAGAIVGWPFSALVGIPIAFDLLVLKRQWKSFITWSVVALLLLLVPLVAVDSFFYGKLVVAPLNILLYNVFTPHGPDLYGTEPWHFYFVNGILNFNLVFALALFSLPLTALMETLLHRFNVQNLGRPYWLTLSPMYLWMLVFFTRPHKEERFLFPIYPLICLSGAVALSSLQKCYHFLFQRYRLEHYTVSSNWLALSSVVVFTVLSLSRSVALFRGYHAPLDLYPEFHRIAKDPTLHSVPEGRPVSVCVGKEWYRFPSSFLLPHNWQLHFIQSEFKGQLPQPFAFGPLATQTIPANMNDQNLEEPSRYMDLRHCHYLVDLDTDVETPLEPRYAANKEEWNIIAYKPFLQASKSSPLLRALYVPFISDQHTTYRRYVILKPRRQKQPRKRTHG, encoded by the exons ATGGCGGCCAAGGCGCTTCGGCAGCGAACCAGGCGAGGAAGCAGACAAGATGCAAACAACGTCAACGTCTCCGCAGAAGCTCGGCCACCGAAAGAGGAGAAAGGCGTCGATGACAGTAAAACCACAGAGACCCGACAAGA gTCAATAAGTCGCGGTGGGCAGGTATGGGCTCCAGAAGGTTCAACTGCATTTAAATGCCTGCTCTCTGCACGTTTCTGTGCAGCTTTGCTCAGCAACATCTCAGACTGCGATGAGACCTTCAACTACTGGGAGCCT ATGCACTACCTGCTGTACGGCACAGGGATGCAAACATGGGAATATTCTCCATTGTACGCCATCAGGTCGTACGCCTACTTATGGTTACATGCTCTTCCTGCTTGTTTGCATGCCCACGTTCTACAGACAAACAAG gtgTTGGTTTTCTACTTTGTACGATGTGTCTTAGCATTCTCCTGCTGTGTCTGTGAACTCTATTTCTACAA ggCAGTTTGTAAGAAGTTTGGTTTGCATGTGGGCCGTCTAATGTTGGCATTCCTTGTCCTGAGCACGGGAATGTTCTGCTCGTCTGCAG CATTCCTGCCTTCCTCTTTCTGTATGTACACAACGTTGGTTGCAATGACGGGGTGGTTTCAGGACTCAACACCACTGGCCGTCATGGGTGTGGCTGCCGGTGCCATTGTTGGATGGCCGTTCTCTGCTCTGGTTGG gATTCCGATCGCCTTTGACCTGCTAGTGTTAAAGAGGCAGTGGAAAAGTTTTATCACCTGGTCGGTTGTTgctctgcttctgctgctg GTACCCCTTGTGGCAGTAGACTCTTTCTTTTATGGCAAACTGGTTGTTGCTCCACTCAATATTCTCCTATATAACGTCTTCACACCTCATGGACCCGATCTCTATG GAACGGAGCCTTGGCATTTCTACTTTGTAAATGGGATCCTGAACTTCAACCTGGTGTTTGCGTTGGCACTGTTTTCCCTCCCACTCACTGCTCTCATGGAGACACTTTTACACAGGTTCAATG TGCAGAACCTGGGTCGTCCATACTGGCTGACTCTGTCTCCCATGTATCTGTGGATGTTGGTTTTCTTCACCAGACCTCATAAAGAAGAACGTTTTCTCTTTCCCATCTACCCTCTCATCTGCCTAAGCGGGGCGGTAGCCCTCTCATCTCTGCAG AAATGCTACCATTTCCTGTTCCAGCGATACCGACTGGAACACTACACGGTTTCCTCCAACTGGTTGGCTCTAAGCTCAGTCGTGGTCTTCACAGTGCTGTCACTGTCCCGCTCTGTCGCTCTCTTCAGAG GCTACCATGCACCTCTGGACCTGTACCCAGAGTTCCATCGCATCGCCAAGGATCCGACTCTTCACTCAGTCCCTGAAGGCAGacctgttagtgtgtgtgtaggcaaAGAGTGGTACCGCTTCCCAAGCAGCTTCCTGCTGCCACACAA TTGGCAGCTGCACTTCATTCAGTCTGAGTTTAAAGGGCAGCTGCCTCAGCCATTCGCCTTCGGTCCTCTGGCCACACAAACCATCCCAGCTAATATGAACGACCAAAACCTGGAGGAGCCATCCAGATAT ATGGATTTACGGCATTGCCACTACTTGGTAGATCTGGACACAGATGTAGAGACGCCACTGGAGCCGCGTTATGCAGCCAACAAAGAGGAGTGGAACATCATCGCCTATAAGCCTTTCCTTCAAGCCTCAAA gTCATCTCCTCTCTTGAGAGCGCTCTACGTCCCGTTTATATCAGACCAACACACCACCTACAGGCGATACGTCATCTTGAAACCACGGCGGCAAAAGCAGCCTCGTAAGCGGACCCATGGCTGA